In Mucilaginibacter celer, one DNA window encodes the following:
- a CDS encoding Crp/Fnr family transcriptional regulator — MQMIDILRQHIINRLGKDTENLGQVLTYFKELHVKRGSLLVEKGGPCDQVYFIASGCLQVFVYDADLNETTRDIVTEENWCTDLISFGSGQPATEHIKAVEHSVLMAINRAGFQQLMETVPQFDKVYKQILEASYANSVYRINTFVSLTALDRIKWLMEYRPTLMSRLSSKLIGSYLGISQETFSRLKARI; from the coding sequence ATGCAGATGATCGATATATTAAGACAACACATCATAAACAGGCTTGGTAAGGATACTGAAAACCTGGGACAGGTTTTAACTTACTTTAAAGAGCTGCACGTTAAGCGGGGAAGCCTGTTGGTAGAAAAAGGTGGTCCATGCGATCAGGTATATTTCATCGCCAGCGGATGTTTACAGGTATTTGTTTACGATGCAGACCTCAATGAAACCACAAGGGATATCGTGACCGAAGAAAATTGGTGCACAGATCTGATCAGTTTCGGTAGCGGGCAACCCGCGACAGAGCATATCAAAGCTGTGGAACATAGCGTTTTGATGGCTATTAACCGCGCGGGATTTCAGCAATTGATGGAAACGGTACCCCAGTTTGACAAAGTTTATAAGCAGATCCTCGAAGCATCCTATGCTAATTCTGTTTACCGGATCAATACCTTCGTGTCACTCACCGCACTTGATCGGATCAAGTGGCTGATGGAATATCGCCCCACGCTAATGAGCCGCTTATCAAGCAAACTGATCGGCTCTTATCTCGGCATCTCACAGGAAACCTTCAGCCGCCTGAAAGCACGAATTTAA
- a CDS encoding RNA polymerase sigma factor, with protein sequence MSETEFLQQIRENQGIIYKLVGIYAADAEEKKDLYQEILLNTWKSWPSYRGDAKFSTWLYRICLNTIFTYKRRSNRIDYKESLDQYAQVVDSNAAPKDEAEQLRYAIRTLKETDRAIISMHLDGYENAEIADIIGISINHVAVKLYRSKQQLSNLLKKQNEY encoded by the coding sequence GTGAGCGAAACGGAATTTTTACAGCAGATCAGGGAAAACCAGGGTATCATATACAAGCTGGTAGGCATTTATGCTGCGGATGCCGAAGAAAAAAAAGATTTGTACCAGGAAATTTTGCTGAATACCTGGAAAAGCTGGCCATCGTACCGCGGTGATGCCAAATTCAGCACCTGGTTGTACCGTATTTGCCTGAACACCATTTTTACGTATAAACGCAGATCAAACCGGATTGATTATAAAGAATCATTGGACCAATATGCACAGGTTGTGGATAGTAATGCAGCGCCCAAAGATGAAGCCGAACAATTACGCTATGCTATACGAACGTTGAAAGAAACTGACAGGGCTATCATATCGATGCATTTGGACGGTTATGAAAACGCGGAGATCGCAGATATCATCGGTATATCTATTAACCATGTGGCGGTGAAACTCTATCGAAGCAAACAGCAGTTATCCAACCTATTAAAAAAACAAAATGAGTACTGA
- a CDS encoding phytoene desaturase family protein encodes MLKPKHIDHTIPVKKSSVAVIGSGFSGLSAAAYLAKAGHRVNVYEKNIEIGGRSRQMVEEGYTFDMGPSWYWMPEVFENFFNDFGYKASDFYELKQLDPGFTVVFGKSDVLNIPADYAALESLFESIEHGSAVQLKLFLEEAAYKYRTGMNKLVHKPGLSLLEFADWDLIKGVFRLQVFTSFSKHVRRFFKDPRLITLMEFPVLFLGAMPQDTPALYSLMNYAGLKLGTWYPKGGFGKVIEGMQKVCEAHGVVFHTNSPVSHLQVANGKIEKVGTKHGEDDYDGVIASADYHHVEQQLLDEANRNYSADYWEKRVIAPSSLIFYLGVNRKIEKLEHHTLFFDADLKLHATEIYKDPKWPTKPLFYVCCPSKSDDSVAPDGHENLFILMPLAPGIQDTEALRAEYFELIMERLEAYTGVPIRTAIDYKKSYCVNDFKTDYNSFKGNAYGLANTLMQTAHLKPSIKNKKVKNLFYTGQLTVPGPGVPPSIISGKVSSKLLIQYLNHK; translated from the coding sequence ATGTTAAAACCAAAGCATATTGATCACACTATTCCTGTTAAAAAATCTTCTGTTGCTGTAATAGGTTCCGGATTTTCCGGCCTGAGTGCAGCCGCCTATTTAGCCAAAGCAGGACACCGCGTCAATGTTTATGAAAAAAACATTGAAATAGGAGGCCGCTCCCGTCAAATGGTTGAGGAAGGTTACACGTTTGATATGGGTCCGAGCTGGTATTGGATGCCGGAAGTGTTTGAGAACTTCTTCAATGATTTCGGTTATAAAGCGTCCGATTTTTATGAATTGAAACAACTTGATCCTGGGTTTACTGTTGTTTTTGGAAAAAGCGATGTGCTAAATATACCTGCGGACTACGCTGCTTTGGAATCGCTTTTTGAATCAATAGAGCATGGAAGCGCCGTCCAGCTTAAGCTTTTCTTAGAAGAAGCCGCCTATAAATATCGCACGGGGATGAATAAATTGGTTCATAAACCAGGCCTTTCTTTATTGGAGTTTGCCGATTGGGATCTGATCAAAGGAGTTTTCAGACTACAGGTTTTTACTTCTTTTAGTAAGCATGTACGGCGATTTTTTAAAGATCCTCGTTTAATTACATTAATGGAGTTTCCGGTGCTTTTCCTGGGCGCGATGCCACAAGATACGCCTGCTTTATACAGTTTAATGAATTATGCCGGATTAAAACTCGGTACATGGTATCCTAAAGGCGGTTTTGGCAAAGTCATCGAAGGCATGCAAAAAGTATGCGAAGCACATGGCGTTGTTTTTCATACCAACTCACCGGTAAGCCATTTACAGGTTGCGAATGGAAAGATCGAAAAGGTTGGCACTAAACATGGCGAAGATGATTACGATGGCGTTATTGCATCGGCAGACTATCATCATGTGGAGCAACAATTACTTGATGAAGCCAACAGGAACTATAGTGCCGACTATTGGGAAAAAAGGGTAATCGCTCCGTCAAGCCTGATCTTTTATTTGGGTGTAAATCGTAAGATCGAAAAACTTGAACATCATACTTTGTTTTTTGATGCGGATTTAAAGCTGCATGCGACAGAAATTTACAAAGATCCAAAATGGCCTACAAAGCCGCTTTTTTATGTTTGCTGCCCTTCAAAATCGGATGATAGTGTAGCCCCAGATGGACATGAAAATCTATTCATCCTTATGCCGCTGGCACCGGGTATACAAGATACCGAGGCGTTGAGAGCGGAATATTTTGAATTGATTATGGAACGGCTCGAAGCTTATACCGGAGTGCCGATCAGAACCGCGATTGATTATAAGAAAAGTTACTGTGTGAATGACTTCAAAACAGATTATAATTCTTTTAAAGGGAACGCTTACGGCCTGGCCAACACGCTAATGCAAACCGCTCACCTTAAACCTTCCATCAAAAATAAAAAGGTAAAAAACCTCTTTTACACCGGGCAACTCACTGTTCCGGGCCCGGGGGTGCCACCTTCAATTATTTCAGGTAAGGTTTCTTCTAAATTGCTTATTCAATATCTCAACCATAAATGA
- a CDS encoding phytoene/squalene synthase family protein produces the protein MKERFDTLSATCSRETTRLYSTSFSLGILFFNKEVRNPIHAIYGFVRLADEIVDSFHDYPKSLMLAELKADTFTAIERGISINPVINSFQQVVNRYKIEHHLITQFLNSMEMDLGEQFYDAEKYDQYIMGSAQVVGLMCLHVFTNGNKDEFERLRMPAMKLGSAFQKVNFLRDVNADYQQLNRTYFPDVNLSAFSDENKRAIEQDILSELNEALEGIRELPRSCRKGVYLAYVYYKKLFGKIAKVPAEKVMSERIRVSNGHKFYLMFDSLVRYKLNVL, from the coding sequence ATGAAAGAACGATTTGATACCTTATCTGCTACGTGCAGCAGGGAAACAACCCGGCTTTATAGTACCAGCTTTTCGCTGGGGATATTATTTTTTAACAAGGAAGTACGTAATCCTATACATGCCATTTACGGCTTTGTGAGATTAGCCGATGAGATTGTAGATAGTTTCCATGATTACCCGAAATCACTTATGCTTGCCGAATTGAAGGCGGATACCTTCACGGCTATCGAGCGTGGCATCAGTATCAACCCGGTAATTAATTCATTTCAACAGGTAGTTAACCGGTACAAAATTGAACATCACCTCATTACGCAGTTTTTAAACAGTATGGAGATGGACCTTGGTGAACAATTTTATGATGCAGAAAAATACGATCAGTATATTATGGGTTCTGCCCAGGTAGTGGGGCTGATGTGCCTGCACGTATTCACCAACGGTAATAAAGACGAGTTTGAGCGCTTGAGAATGCCTGCGATGAAATTGGGATCAGCTTTTCAAAAAGTGAATTTTCTCAGGGATGTAAACGCCGATTATCAGCAACTGAATCGCACCTACTTTCCGGATGTTAACCTGTCTGCCTTCTCTGATGAGAATAAGCGTGCTATTGAACAGGATATTCTTTCAGAACTTAACGAAGCCCTGGAAGGGATCAGGGAGTTGCCGCGTTCATGCCGCAAGGGTGTTTACCTGGCTTACGTTTATTATAAAAAACTATTCGGGAAGATAGCGAAAGTACCGGCCGAAAAAGTGATGTCGGAAAGGATACGGGTATCAAACGGGCACAAGTTTTATTTAATGTTTGATTCATTGGTAAGGTACAAGTTGAATGTGCTTTAA
- the idi gene encoding isopentenyl-diphosphate Delta-isomerase, whose amino-acid sequence MEDNIIIVDTAGNAIGEINKMDAHISGTLHRAFSVFVFNSKGQLLLQQRALDKYHSGGLWTNTCCSHPRAGEFTPDAAHRRLQEEMGMDCELTELFQFSYRHEFANGLIENEYDHVFMGISDELPLPNPAEVAGFRYIDTDLLIFELLEQPEQYTAWFKICLEQVLEIYRQII is encoded by the coding sequence TTGGAAGATAACATAATTATAGTTGATACAGCCGGTAACGCTATTGGTGAAATAAATAAGATGGATGCTCATATTTCGGGAACGCTGCACCGCGCCTTCTCTGTTTTTGTATTTAACAGCAAAGGCCAATTGCTGCTTCAGCAAAGGGCTTTGGATAAATACCATTCGGGCGGGCTTTGGACTAACACGTGCTGCAGTCATCCGCGTGCAGGTGAATTTACGCCGGATGCAGCTCATAGACGTTTGCAGGAAGAAATGGGTATGGATTGTGAACTGACCGAGTTATTTCAGTTCAGCTATCGTCATGAATTTGCGAACGGGTTAATCGAAAATGAATACGACCATGTTTTTATGGGCATCAGTGATGAGTTGCCGTTGCCCAATCCTGCAGAGGTGGCCGGTTTCAGGTATATAGATACAGATCTGTTAATTTTTGAATTATTGGAACAGCCTGAGCAATATACAGCCTGGTTTAAAATATGCCTGGAACAAGTATTGGAAATCTACCGTCAAATTATTTAA
- a CDS encoding sterol desaturase family protein: MNLLINIAIILSAFSGMEGIAWLTHKYVMHGIFWPLHRDHHLKEHYGFLERNDLFFLIFALPGIACLAAGTLYHLPVCTCIGIGITLYGACYFFVHDLFIHQRIKVLRNSENRYLKAIRRAHKMHHKHTGKYDGESFGMLWVSWKYFRNTSKNNPA, translated from the coding sequence ATGAACTTGCTCATTAACATTGCTATTATATTATCCGCATTTTCAGGAATGGAAGGTATTGCGTGGTTAACCCACAAATATGTGATGCATGGTATTTTCTGGCCGCTGCACCGTGATCACCACCTGAAAGAACATTATGGCTTTCTGGAACGTAACGACTTGTTCTTCCTGATCTTTGCGCTTCCGGGCATTGCCTGCCTTGCGGCAGGAACGCTATATCATTTGCCGGTATGCACTTGCATCGGCATAGGCATAACGCTTTATGGCGCTTGTTACTTTTTTGTACACGACCTGTTTATCCATCAGCGGATAAAAGTGCTGCGTAATTCAGAAAACCGTTACCTGAAAGCCATCCGCCGGGCGCATAAAATGCACCATAAGCATACCGGTAAATATGACGGCGAAAGCTTCGGTATGTTATGGGTATCCTGGAAATATTTCCGTAACACTTCAAAAAACAACCCGGCATGA
- a CDS encoding lycopene cyclase domain-containing protein, which translates to MRFTYLLIDIFSVLVPFLFSFHPSLKFYKNWRSLFPAMIITGAVFIAWDMYFTHLKIWGFNPVYLTGIYIGNLPVEEVLFFFCIPYSCVFTYACLYVMIKKNISARYQIIISSLLIAFSLFMAIWFHKQDYTCYTFAALTILLFTAQFILKVSWLSIFYNAYLLLLLPFLIVNGLLTGTGLQNPVVWYNPAHIIGLRILTIPVEDIFYGMDLILLNVMIYTGLSSRSYPWFKNQRKAINSKSSLTYVKTIS; encoded by the coding sequence ATGAGATTTACCTATCTGCTGATCGATATTTTTTCGGTGCTGGTGCCCTTTCTTTTTTCATTTCACCCCAGCCTGAAGTTTTATAAAAACTGGCGTTCACTTTTCCCGGCAATGATCATAACAGGGGCAGTATTTATTGCCTGGGATATGTATTTCACTCACTTGAAAATATGGGGCTTTAATCCTGTTTACCTAACAGGCATCTACATCGGTAACTTGCCTGTTGAAGAAGTGTTGTTCTTTTTTTGTATCCCTTACTCATGTGTGTTCACTTATGCCTGTTTATATGTAATGATCAAAAAAAACATATCTGCCCGTTATCAGATTATCATTAGCTCATTACTAATAGCCTTTTCTTTATTTATGGCAATCTGGTTTCATAAACAGGATTATACGTGTTATACTTTCGCTGCTTTAACTATCTTACTTTTTACCGCGCAGTTTATTTTAAAAGTAAGCTGGCTGTCAATATTTTATAATGCTTACTTGCTATTGTTACTTCCTTTTCTCATTGTGAATGGTTTGCTGACTGGCACGGGCCTGCAAAACCCGGTAGTTTGGTACAACCCGGCACATATTATAGGCTTACGTATTTTGACCATTCCTGTTGAGGATATCTTTTATGGAATGGACTTGATCTTACTTAATGTAATGATTTATACGGGTTTAAGCTCGAGGTCTTACCCTTGGTTTAAAAATCAGCGAAAAGCGATAAATAGCAAAAGCTCTTTAACTTATGTTAAAACAATTTCATGA
- the folE gene encoding GTP cyclohydrolase I FolE, translating to MIKNEILNDLTLAQVVTDLEQDHYNAAFDTPLRPDAFELDDDTKMELIAKHFTAIMETLGMDLEDDSLKDTPKRVAKMYVKEIFSGLNPANKPKPTLFKNPFKYNQMLVERNIAVFSNCEHHFVPIVGKAHIAYISNGQVIGLSKLNRIVQYCSQRPQVQERLTMQIANMLKEALGTEDVAVIIDAHHHCVSSRGIRDAGSTTLTAEYSGKFLSIETKNEFLRYIGS from the coding sequence ATGATAAAAAACGAAATATTGAATGACTTAACTTTAGCGCAGGTGGTAACTGATCTGGAGCAGGATCATTATAATGCTGCCTTTGACACACCTCTCCGTCCAGACGCTTTTGAACTGGACGATGATACCAAAATGGAACTGATTGCCAAACATTTTACAGCGATCATGGAAACTTTGGGGATGGATCTTGAAGATGACAGTTTGAAAGACACGCCTAAGCGGGTGGCTAAAATGTACGTGAAGGAGATCTTCAGCGGCTTGAATCCCGCTAATAAACCCAAACCCACTTTATTCAAAAATCCATTCAAGTATAACCAGATGCTGGTGGAACGGAATATTGCTGTATTTAGTAACTGTGAGCACCACTTTGTACCTATCGTAGGTAAAGCCCACATTGCCTATATCAGTAACGGGCAGGTGATCGGTTTATCAAAGCTGAACAGGATTGTTCAGTATTGTTCGCAAAGACCGCAGGTGCAGGAAAGGCTCACAATGCAGATAGCCAATATGCTCAAAGAAGCATTGGGCACAGAAGATGTAGCGGTTATCATAGACGCGCACCATCATTGTGTATCCAGCCGTGGCATTCGGGACGCAGGCAGCACCACGCTTACCGCTGAATACAGCGGGAAGTTTTTAAGTATCGAAACTAAGAATGAATTTTTAAGGTATATCGGATCATGA
- a CDS encoding SDR family NAD(P)-dependent oxidoreductase: MNFNGKNILVVGGSSGIGLSLIKLLHQRQANIYTISRSASAEWPEDVHFLKADVLENLDAVEMFLPDQLHGLVYSVGSITLKPFNRLTDEDFLKDFQLNVLGAARMIRQAIKPIKNAAGSSIVLISSVAAKTGMPYHASIAAAKGAVEGMALSLAAELAIQQVRVNVVAPSLTDTPLAQTLLSTAEKREASAKRHPLGKIGQPEDISRLIAFLLSDDASWMTGQVIGMDGGLGKLKTS, translated from the coding sequence ATGAATTTCAACGGAAAAAATATCCTGGTAGTCGGTGGCAGTTCCGGCATCGGCCTGTCGCTGATTAAATTGCTTCATCAGCGGCAAGCCAATATTTATACGATATCAAGATCGGCATCAGCCGAGTGGCCGGAAGATGTACATTTTTTAAAAGCCGACGTTTTAGAAAATTTGGATGCCGTGGAAATGTTCCTTCCTGATCAATTGCACGGCCTGGTTTACTCGGTTGGCAGCATTACGCTGAAACCGTTCAACAGGTTAACCGATGAAGACTTTTTGAAGGATTTCCAGCTGAATGTTTTAGGTGCAGCACGTATGATCCGGCAAGCTATTAAACCTATAAAAAATGCCGCCGGTTCATCCATTGTGCTGATCAGCTCTGTTGCCGCCAAAACAGGGATGCCTTACCATGCCAGTATTGCAGCGGCAAAAGGTGCAGTTGAAGGTATGGCCCTATCTCTGGCAGCCGAGCTTGCCATCCAGCAGGTTAGGGTTAACGTGGTTGCACCCTCGTTAACAGATACACCACTCGCTCAAACCTTGTTGAGCACAGCCGAAAAAAGGGAAGCCTCAGCTAAACGCCATCCTTTAGGAAAGATAGGACAACCCGAAGATATCAGTCGGCTGATCGCCTTTTTATTATCGGATGACGCCAGCTGGATGACCGGGCAGGTTATCGGCATGGATGGTGGCTTAGGTAAATTAAAAACAAGTTAA
- a CDS encoding flavin reductase family protein, with protein sequence MQNIKSEQIYQMEKQYRTSLINSLIGYRALNLLGTTSNDGITNLCIISSVFHLGANPPLIGMVIRPEREHNDTLRNIRSTGQYTLNNVLPEWYMQAHQTSASYPSGVSEFDACHFKKHYVNGFKAPFVAASNIRIGLELREMIDMEVNGTTIVIGEIVHILTENGLIGPDGTADHGKARTMTVAGLDTYYLPQPVGQLAYAKPGVEPHLINTHVNFNT encoded by the coding sequence ATGCAGAATATAAAAAGCGAACAGATCTATCAGATGGAGAAGCAATACCGAACAAGCCTGATCAATAGTTTGATTGGCTACAGGGCTTTGAATCTTTTGGGCACAACCAGTAATGATGGTATCACCAACTTGTGTATCATCAGTTCTGTTTTCCATTTGGGTGCCAACCCGCCGCTTATCGGAATGGTGATCCGGCCTGAACGTGAGCACAATGATACGCTGCGTAATATCAGGTCAACAGGACAATACACCCTCAATAACGTGCTGCCCGAATGGTACATGCAGGCACACCAAACCAGTGCAAGTTATCCTTCGGGCGTTTCTGAATTTGATGCCTGCCATTTCAAAAAGCACTATGTGAATGGCTTTAAAGCGCCTTTTGTTGCAGCATCCAACATACGCATAGGGTTGGAACTGCGCGAGATGATTGATATGGAAGTTAACGGAACAACCATTGTAATTGGTGAAATAGTTCATATCCTTACAGAAAACGGATTGATCGGGCCGGATGGAACAGCTGATCACGGTAAAGCAAGAACCATGACCGTGGCCGGTTTGGATACTTATTATCTTCCGCAACCCGTTGGGCAACTTGCCTATGCCAAGCCCGGTGTTGAACCTCATCTAATAAATACACATGTCAACTTCAATACATAA
- a CDS encoding NAD(P)/FAD-dependent oxidoreductase, with translation MKKDAEVIIIGAGIAGLTAAKILKAAGKSVLVLEASDGVGGRVRTDEIDGYLLDRGFQVFLTAYPEAKKLLDYKALELCKFDPGAIILKREGITTLGDPARQPGSIVSTLLSSAATFTDKLRMLRLKLKLAGKSIDQIFSEPEITTTEYLKKEGFSGTIMNQFFRPFMTGIFLEDRLSTSSRMFEFVFKMFSEGNAAVPAKGMGMIPKQLAECLSSQELLFHQNVSAVNGGSVTTTDGVVYQANYVLIATDPLRSPIRNRNSNIERHSVSNMYFTAKKRPFEKPLIALNTLPGKIVNNIAVMDRISTRYSENGDTLISLSLIGDHSKANQNELQENVVNELKFWYPEAVSWKHLKTYHIDYALPNDDHVTNDPDYTTMLVNAQCFTCGDYLMNGSINAAMKSGRLAAEAMINTMF, from the coding sequence ATGAAAAAAGACGCGGAAGTGATTATTATAGGTGCGGGAATAGCCGGCTTAACAGCTGCCAAAATATTAAAAGCTGCCGGAAAATCCGTTTTGGTTTTGGAGGCCTCCGATGGAGTGGGTGGCAGAGTACGAACAGATGAGATAGATGGCTACCTGCTCGACCGGGGTTTCCAGGTTTTTCTGACAGCTTATCCCGAAGCCAAAAAACTATTAGATTACAAGGCGCTGGAATTATGCAAATTTGATCCCGGCGCGATTATTTTGAAGAGGGAGGGCATCACTACTTTGGGAGATCCGGCCAGGCAACCAGGGTCGATAGTGAGTACTTTGCTGTCTTCAGCGGCGACATTTACCGATAAATTACGCATGCTCCGGTTAAAGCTAAAATTGGCTGGTAAAAGTATCGACCAGATATTTTCAGAACCGGAGATCACCACTACAGAATACCTGAAAAAAGAAGGTTTTAGCGGAACGATCATGAACCAGTTTTTCCGGCCCTTTATGACAGGGATCTTTCTCGAAGACAGGCTAAGTACCTCCAGCAGAATGTTTGAGTTTGTTTTTAAAATGTTTAGCGAGGGCAATGCTGCTGTCCCAGCCAAAGGAATGGGCATGATACCTAAACAACTTGCCGAATGCCTTTCTTCACAGGAACTGCTGTTTCATCAAAATGTATCAGCAGTTAATGGCGGCTCGGTAACAACAACAGATGGGGTTGTATATCAGGCTAACTATGTTTTGATCGCTACCGATCCTTTACGTTCCCCCATACGTAATAGAAATTCGAACATTGAACGCCATTCTGTGAGCAATATGTATTTCACCGCTAAAAAAAGGCCGTTTGAAAAGCCTCTTATAGCTTTAAATACGTTACCGGGAAAAATCGTAAATAACATAGCGGTAATGGATCGCATTTCCACCCGGTATTCTGAAAACGGTGATACTTTAATTTCACTGTCGCTGATCGGGGATCATTCTAAAGCCAACCAAAACGAACTCCAGGAAAATGTGGTTAACGAATTGAAATTCTGGTATCCCGAAGCCGTCAGCTGGAAGCATTTAAAAACCTACCATATTGATTATGCGCTGCCCAATGACGACCACGTAACTAATGACCCTGATTATACAACCATGTTGGTAAATGCCCAATGCTTCACTTGTGGGGATTATTTGATGAATGGCTCGATTAATGCGGCTATGAAAAGTGGCAGGCTGGCTGCAGAGGCCATGATAAATACCATGTTTTAA
- a CDS encoding oxygenase MpaB family protein, with product MINHNLYSTELLDRKRLLGDAQADEFIRYVFSDPAKKKQLQDWMSGASGTLHLNLLQDAFPGFAFIDKATELPTWAQPRLMKTGAVFFARHSEIIMSLLGLLSLPYCYNAANGAMVLYLSELIRKQTTKRLFDTAVFVWEVMGPDAFSKDGSAFEEILKVRIMHAAVRYYTLQSGKWNDSWGLPINQEDMAGTNLSFSLIVIRGLRMLGYSVSQEDQAAFMHIWAVVGYLSGLDEDLIPENSKMAQQLDNAIKRRQFAVSAHGQELTGSLTAHILSVNKSKATANDILGLMRYLLGKEMADMLAINAPELPAYKLTLIKTLNLLRSFKPQGDAKQNYRAAYAAFKTQNPELAKRN from the coding sequence ATGATCAATCATAATTTATATAGCACTGAACTTTTAGACCGTAAACGGCTGTTGGGCGACGCGCAGGCAGATGAGTTTATACGTTATGTTTTTAGCGATCCGGCAAAGAAAAAGCAATTACAGGACTGGATGAGTGGCGCTTCCGGTACTTTACATTTGAATTTATTACAAGATGCCTTTCCGGGTTTTGCCTTTATTGATAAAGCTACAGAACTACCTACATGGGCACAGCCACGGCTCATGAAAACCGGCGCTGTTTTCTTTGCCCGGCACTCTGAGATCATTATGAGTTTACTCGGGTTGCTATCATTGCCCTATTGTTATAATGCAGCCAATGGCGCAATGGTGCTATACTTGTCAGAGCTGATCCGCAAGCAAACAACCAAAAGGCTTTTTGATACCGCTGTTTTTGTTTGGGAAGTAATGGGGCCGGATGCTTTCAGTAAAGACGGAAGTGCTTTTGAAGAAATTTTAAAAGTGCGGATCATGCATGCGGCCGTTCGTTACTACACGCTGCAAAGCGGCAAATGGAACGATAGCTGGGGATTGCCCATCAACCAGGAAGACATGGCCGGAACAAACCTGTCATTTTCGCTGATCGTAATTCGCGGGTTACGAATGCTCGGTTACAGCGTAAGCCAGGAAGATCAGGCAGCGTTTATGCATATCTGGGCGGTAGTAGGTTACTTATCGGGCTTAGATGAAGATCTGATCCCCGAAAATTCAAAAATGGCGCAGCAACTTGATAACGCTATTAAACGAAGGCAATTCGCTGTTTCTGCGCATGGGCAGGAATTAACCGGATCGTTAACTGCTCATATCCTTTCGGTGAATAAAAGCAAGGCGACGGCTAACGATATCCTTGGCTTAATGCGTTACCTGCTTGGAAAAGAAATGGCGGATATGCTGGCTATCAATGCGCCTGAACTGCCCGCTTATAAATTGACGCTGATCAAAACGCTGAACCTGTTGAGAAGCTTTAAGCCGCAGGGAGACGCTAAGCAAAATTACCGGGCGGCTTACGCTGCATTCAAAACTCAAAACCCGGAACTCGCTAAAAGAAACTAA
- a CDS encoding MarR family winged helix-turn-helix transcriptional regulator, protein MKSYQLIHQLIDLVAELEKENQGREASLQDFTGFLLNKVGDPAGNNHSNEVRFGANDSAALDIAYQLDNNIGRLFVFMSRYAKSYIKKALEGTPLQTAEDFTALAILLTHTHLSKSELISYNLQEKTSGMEVLRRLIAHGLVRQWDGEKDKRSKHIAITDKGKILLFQVFEHTSYVGTIITGRLTIAEKFTLQYLLQKLEKFHLGHYEKKSIINKEDLKKIAVEIASEQ, encoded by the coding sequence ATGAAATCATACCAACTTATTCACCAACTGATCGATCTTGTAGCCGAACTGGAAAAAGAAAACCAGGGACGGGAAGCGTCTTTGCAGGATTTTACAGGTTTTTTGCTGAATAAAGTTGGTGACCCTGCAGGTAATAATCATAGTAATGAAGTTAGGTTCGGCGCTAATGACAGCGCCGCTTTGGATATTGCCTATCAGCTGGATAATAATATCGGCCGCTTGTTTGTTTTTATGAGCCGCTATGCGAAATCGTATATAAAAAAAGCGCTGGAAGGCACGCCCCTGCAAACCGCCGAGGATTTTACCGCCCTGGCGATCCTTTTAACGCATACCCACTTGTCAAAAAGTGAACTGATCAGCTATAATCTACAGGAAAAAACATCGGGTATGGAGGTGCTCAGACGTTTGATCGCCCACGGTTTGGTAAGACAATGGGACGGTGAAAAGGATAAAAGAAGTAAACATATTGCCATTACGGATAAGGGAAAAATATTATTATTTCAGGTATTCGAACATACCAGCTATGTGGGTACGATCATCACCGGAAGACTGACGATTGCTGAGAAATTCACGTTACAATATCTTTTACAAAAACTGGAAAAATTTCATTTGGGGCATTACGAAAAGAAGAGCATTATTAACAAGGAAGACCTTAAAAAAATAGCAGTAGAAATTGCTTCGGAACAATGA